The Mesobacillus jeotgali genome window below encodes:
- a CDS encoding FecCD family ABC transporter permease, translating into MLIKFVAGVLVLVASFMTAMVFGAADTSVKEIWLALTSTVKTDTITMIREIRLPREVGAIFVGAALSVAGAIMQGLTRNPLADPGLLGLTAGANAALALVMALSPSSGYLAITIACFIGAAVGVVLVFGIGALKKGGFSPLRIVLAGAAVSAFLFAVAEGIGLYFKISKDVSMWTAGGLMGTSWVQLKIIVPFILLGMLVAFYLSRQLTILSLSEEVAVGLGQKTNFIKLVLFIVIVLLAGSAVALVGNMAFIGLMVPHIVRMIVGTDYRFVLPMSALFGASFMLVADTLGRTINAPYETPIYAIISMLGLPFFLFIVRKGGKSFA; encoded by the coding sequence ATGCTCATAAAGTTCGTAGCAGGTGTACTTGTCCTGGTTGCCAGTTTCATGACGGCAATGGTTTTCGGGGCAGCTGATACAAGCGTAAAGGAGATATGGCTGGCACTTACATCAACTGTTAAAACAGATACAATCACCATGATCCGTGAGATTCGGCTGCCAAGAGAGGTTGGCGCAATCTTCGTAGGTGCTGCCCTTTCGGTAGCGGGTGCAATTATGCAGGGATTGACGAGAAACCCTCTGGCTGACCCAGGATTGCTTGGTCTGACTGCTGGCGCCAATGCCGCACTGGCACTGGTCATGGCGCTCAGTCCATCTTCCGGTTACCTGGCCATAACGATTGCCTGTTTTATCGGTGCCGCTGTTGGGGTAGTACTCGTTTTTGGAATTGGCGCGTTGAAGAAAGGCGGATTTTCTCCACTACGGATCGTATTGGCCGGAGCTGCGGTGTCAGCCTTTTTGTTCGCCGTAGCAGAAGGAATCGGTCTGTATTTTAAGATTTCAAAAGATGTTTCAATGTGGACAGCAGGCGGCCTGATGGGCACTTCATGGGTTCAGTTAAAAATAATCGTGCCTTTCATTCTGTTGGGAATGCTGGTCGCATTTTATTTGTCGAGGCAACTAACAATTTTGAGCTTGAGTGAGGAAGTAGCAGTCGGACTTGGCCAGAAGACCAATTTTATTAAGCTGGTATTATTCATCGTAATTGTTTTACTGGCAGGGTCAGCTGTTGCACTCGTCGGGAACATGGCGTTTATCGGATTGATGGTTCCGCATATCGTCAGGATGATCGTCGGGACTGATTATCGATTCGTCCTGCCAATGTCGGCGTTATTCGGAGCTTCTTTCATGCTGGTTGCAGATACACTTGGTCGTACAATCAATGCTCCATATGAAACTCCAATCTATGCAATCATATCCATGCTAGGACTGCCGTTCTTCCTGTTCATAGTTCGTAAAGGAGGGAAGAGCTTCGCATGA
- a CDS encoding iron-hydroxamate ABC transporter substrate-binding protein → MKKLIMPFLLMLVLVLSACGAEEKKDSSSEKKEDDKPQTITYESENGPVEVPANPERVIVLSSFAGNVMALDVPIVGVDSWSKMNPRFEKLQDVEEVTDENLEKIIELNPDLIIGLSNIKNVEKLKEIAPTVTFTYGKLDYLEQHLEIGKVLNKEKEAQEWIDNFKADSKAAGEEIKAKIGADATVSVIENFDKELYVFGDNWARGTEILYQEMGLNMPEKVKEAALEPGYYAISPEVLSEYAGDYVVFSKNAEGDTSFQQTQTYKNIPAVKNNRVFEVNAKEFYFNDPLTLEYQLEFFKKSFLEQ, encoded by the coding sequence ATGAAGAAATTAATCATGCCATTCCTGCTTATGCTGGTGCTTGTTCTTAGTGCCTGTGGAGCAGAAGAAAAGAAAGATAGCTCAAGCGAGAAAAAAGAAGATGATAAGCCGCAAACCATTACTTATGAATCTGAAAATGGTCCTGTAGAGGTACCTGCAAATCCGGAAAGAGTCATTGTGCTTTCTTCGTTCGCTGGAAATGTTATGGCCCTTGATGTGCCGATCGTTGGCGTTGACTCCTGGTCAAAAATGAATCCGCGATTTGAGAAATTGCAGGATGTTGAAGAAGTGACGGATGAAAACCTGGAGAAGATCATTGAATTGAATCCAGATCTAATCATTGGTCTTTCTAATATTAAGAATGTTGAAAAGCTGAAGGAAATCGCGCCTACTGTGACATTTACATACGGAAAGCTTGATTATCTTGAACAGCACCTGGAAATCGGGAAAGTTTTAAATAAAGAAAAAGAAGCTCAAGAGTGGATCGATAACTTCAAGGCAGATTCAAAAGCTGCCGGTGAGGAAATCAAGGCGAAAATTGGTGCAGATGCAACGGTCTCCGTCATCGAAAACTTTGACAAGGAACTTTACGTATTTGGCGATAACTGGGCAAGAGGAACAGAAATCCTGTATCAGGAAATGGGCTTGAACATGCCTGAAAAAGTAAAGGAAGCAGCACTGGAGCCTGGTTATTATGCAATCTCTCCAGAAGTACTTTCTGAATATGCGGGTGATTATGTGGTTTTCAGCAAGAATGCAGAGGGCGATACTTCATTCCAGCAAACACAGACTTATAAAAATATCCCTGCCGTTAAAAATAACCGTGTATTCGAAGTGAATGCAAAGGAATTTTATTTCAATGATCCTTTAACACTTGAATATCAGCTGGAATTCTTTAAAAAATCATTCTTGGAACAATAA
- a CDS encoding endonuclease, with product MSKYKKQRQQVRWEHKYDSLDLKQLLTILKENRRDIQHNQQLYYDPVQDKLDIEAYYRGAQELDLSGLALFYKFHTIVSQSHKNQLPYFLAKDLYLYTWVDLYPDGTAKSIYSSQQKDPESLLIEDNETLREKYDEFRRRSRKIQVNGFDSIKELKVFEDHFKMNTEHIVPQSWFEGAEPMKGDLHHLFVCEPDCNISRSNHPFADFDFYNPESENEPIQNNCGVTTGFQFEPEHGKGASARAMLYFFLRYPKRVKNEFKKKVDIALLSRWNEEFPPTLYEKHRNQAIYYIQGNRNPFVDFPELVKKIDFPW from the coding sequence ATGTCAAAATATAAAAAACAACGACAACAGGTTCGCTGGGAACATAAATATGATTCTCTCGACCTGAAACAGCTGCTGACAATCCTGAAGGAGAACAGGCGCGATATCCAGCATAACCAGCAGCTTTATTATGATCCTGTTCAGGATAAGCTGGATATAGAAGCGTATTACCGAGGTGCGCAGGAATTGGATTTGTCAGGGTTGGCCCTGTTTTACAAATTCCATACAATCGTATCCCAATCTCACAAAAATCAGCTCCCATACTTCCTGGCTAAGGATTTGTATTTGTACACATGGGTGGACCTTTATCCGGACGGGACTGCTAAAAGCATTTACTCCAGCCAACAGAAGGATCCAGAGTCATTGCTCATTGAGGATAATGAAACACTGAGGGAAAAGTACGATGAATTCAGGAGGCGTTCCCGAAAAATCCAGGTGAATGGTTTTGACTCGATTAAAGAGCTGAAGGTTTTTGAGGATCATTTTAAAATGAACACCGAGCACATCGTTCCTCAGTCCTGGTTCGAGGGCGCAGAACCAATGAAGGGCGACCTGCATCACCTGTTTGTATGCGAACCGGATTGCAATATCTCCCGTTCGAACCACCCATTTGCCGATTTTGATTTTTATAACCCGGAATCGGAAAACGAACCGATCCAGAACAACTGCGGAGTCACAACAGGCTTTCAGTTCGAACCCGAACACGGCAAAGGTGCCTCCGCCCGGGCAATGCTTTATTTTTTCCTGAGATATCCCAAAAGAGTTAAGAACGAGTTCAAAAAGAAGGTCGACATCGCGCTGCTATCTCGCTGGAATGAAGAATTCCCGCCCACCCTATATGAAAAGCACCGGAACCAGGCCATCTACTATATCCAGGGAAATCGCAACCCCTTCGTTGACTTCCCAGAGCTCGTGAAGAAAATCGATTTTCCATGGTAA
- a CDS encoding alpha/beta fold hydrolase, which translates to MWEQRLIQTKRGQFEVFVAGDGEPLCVTHLYSEFNHLGNYLADMFADYFTVYLVNLKEAGKSARIKEEYELSMSQSVEDLEAIRLALGFEKWSFGGHSTGGMLGLVYAAQYPGSLRSLIVGGASATNLYMEHKDSIYSAKNPANKRLKEILSVLKSSDSTREARIQAGREWTEMSLFDSGRFDEYFSKPSSGKVVQQRLDYFSYKELPSFDIRQDISKIETPTIVYCGRHDSQCPFVFSEEIHNLITNSKLYVYEKSNHSPFLEEKEGFKEMIKDLREMSI; encoded by the coding sequence ATGTGGGAACAAAGGCTGATTCAAACAAAGAGGGGACAGTTTGAGGTATTTGTGGCAGGTGATGGGGAACCGCTTTGTGTGACCCATCTTTATAGCGAATTCAATCATTTAGGAAATTACCTTGCGGATATGTTTGCCGATTATTTCACAGTCTATCTTGTGAATTTAAAGGAAGCAGGGAAATCAGCCAGGATAAAAGAGGAATATGAGCTGAGCATGAGTCAGTCAGTTGAGGATTTGGAAGCTATTCGGCTGGCACTGGGTTTTGAAAAATGGAGTTTTGGCGGACATTCGACCGGGGGGATGTTAGGGCTAGTGTATGCTGCTCAGTATCCTGGTTCATTAAGAAGTCTGATTGTAGGCGGGGCATCAGCTACAAATCTATATATGGAGCATAAAGATAGCATTTACAGTGCTAAGAACCCTGCAAATAAGAGATTAAAGGAAATCCTCTCCGTCCTTAAGTCAAGTGACTCAACAAGGGAAGCAAGAATCCAGGCTGGCAGAGAATGGACCGAAATGTCATTGTTTGATTCCGGCCGCTTTGATGAGTATTTTTCTAAGCCAAGCAGCGGAAAAGTCGTTCAGCAGCGATTGGATTATTTTTCGTATAAAGAACTTCCATCTTTCGATATTAGGCAGGACATTTCAAAAATCGAAACGCCAACTATTGTTTATTGCGGCAGGCATGACTCGCAGTGTCCTTTTGTTTTTTCGGAAGAAATACATAACTTAATTACCAACTCGAAACTTTATGTTTATGAAAAAAGCAATCATTCCCCCTTCCTTGAGGAAAAGGAAGGATTCAAAGAGATGATTAAGGATTTGCGTGAAATGAGCATTTAG
- a CDS encoding iron ABC transporter permease: MIHPSIVKKQRIIVATLLLLMVLTMIASLGLGYSSVSFDRILPTLLGNGTFKEEFVLFEIRLPRIIVTLLAGMALAISGSILQGLTRNDLADPGIIGINSGAGLGIAVFFLFFPIDAASFAYMLPLVAFGGALVTAILIYLFSYKKGFGLQPVRLILVGIGFSMALSGAMIVIISAAERQKVDFIARWLAGNIWGTDWPFIWALLPWLIVLIPFTLYKANRLNLLNLSDPVAIGVGVSIEKERIVLLLTAVALAASAVSVTGGIAFIGLMAPHLAKALIGPRNQLFLPIAVLIGGWLLLFADTIGRNLLEPEGIPAGIMTALIGAPYFVYLLLRK, encoded by the coding sequence ATGATCCACCCTTCCATTGTTAAAAAACAAAGAATCATAGTTGCGACGTTATTGCTTTTAATGGTGTTAACCATGATTGCGAGTCTTGGTCTTGGCTATTCCTCGGTTTCCTTTGACCGGATTTTGCCGACGCTGTTGGGGAACGGCACATTTAAAGAAGAATTTGTCTTATTTGAGATTAGGCTGCCTAGGATTATCGTAACACTTCTTGCAGGAATGGCACTTGCGATATCGGGGAGTATTTTACAGGGACTGACCCGCAATGATTTGGCCGATCCAGGAATTATTGGGATAAACTCAGGAGCCGGATTAGGAATTGCCGTTTTCTTTCTCTTTTTCCCAATCGATGCCGCTTCGTTTGCGTACATGCTGCCACTGGTTGCCTTCGGTGGTGCCCTGGTGACCGCAATCTTGATTTATTTATTTTCTTATAAAAAGGGATTTGGACTACAGCCTGTGAGACTGATTTTAGTAGGAATCGGTTTTTCAATGGCCCTTTCCGGTGCGATGATTGTCATTATTTCAGCAGCAGAAAGACAAAAGGTCGATTTTATCGCCCGCTGGCTTGCCGGCAATATCTGGGGAACAGACTGGCCCTTTATTTGGGCGCTTTTGCCATGGCTGATTGTCCTGATTCCGTTCACACTTTATAAGGCCAATCGTTTAAACCTTCTGAACTTAAGCGACCCTGTGGCTATCGGAGTGGGCGTGTCAATTGAAAAGGAAAGAATTGTCCTGCTTTTGACAGCTGTTGCATTAGCCGCTTCCGCCGTGTCGGTAACAGGCGGGATTGCTTTCATCGGACTGATGGCCCCGCATCTTGCAAAAGCATTGATTGGCCCACGAAACCAATTATTCCTTCCAATTGCAGTGTTGATCGGCGGATGGCTGTTATTGTTCGCAGACACCATCGGCCGCAATCTCCTTGAACCAGAAGGCATACCGGCAGGAATCATGACAGCGCTGATTGGTGCACCGTATTTTGTGTATTTATTACTGCGAAAATAG
- a CDS encoding MBL fold metallo-hydrolase produces the protein MPMTSTMSGMIQNGENGVYSLTVQIVNVCFVRVSEEPGNWVLIDAGMPKSAEKIIEAAEELFGEGARPKAIILTHGHFDHVGAIIDLVERWQVPVYAHQLELPFLTGQQDYPKPDATVEGGLVAKISPTFPHEGIDLGTHVQALNEDGTIPHMDGWTWLHTPGHTPGHVSLFRESDRVLIAGDAFVTVKQESLYSVLTQEQEISGPPRYLTTDWEAARSSVQKLEALQPTYAITGHGIPMAAGTLRENLRKLVDEFDDIAIPDYGKYVDGEK, from the coding sequence ATGCCTATGACTTCAACAATGAGCGGGATGATTCAGAATGGGGAGAATGGTGTCTACAGCCTTACTGTCCAGATTGTTAATGTTTGTTTTGTCCGTGTTTCTGAAGAACCAGGAAACTGGGTGCTTATTGATGCCGGAATGCCCAAATCTGCTGAAAAAATCATTGAAGCAGCAGAGGAGCTTTTTGGCGAAGGAGCAAGACCAAAGGCAATCATATTGACACATGGCCATTTTGACCACGTTGGCGCGATCATCGATTTAGTAGAGCGTTGGCAGGTTCCTGTTTATGCCCACCAGCTCGAGTTGCCTTTTTTAACAGGCCAGCAGGATTATCCGAAGCCAGATGCCACGGTCGAGGGAGGCCTCGTTGCCAAAATCTCACCTACTTTCCCGCATGAGGGAATTGATCTTGGAACACATGTACAAGCTCTCAACGAAGATGGAACCATTCCACATATGGACGGATGGACATGGCTTCATACACCGGGACATACACCGGGACATGTCTCGCTGTTCAGGGAGTCCGATCGTGTCCTGATTGCAGGCGATGCTTTTGTAACGGTCAAGCAAGAATCCTTGTACAGCGTGCTGACCCAGGAACAGGAAATAAGCGGCCCTCCACGTTATTTGACGACCGACTGGGAAGCAGCGCGCAGCTCAGTCCAGAAGCTGGAGGCACTGCAGCCTACTTATGCCATTACCGGACACGGAATCCCAATGGCAGCCGGTACATTGAGAGAAAACCTCAGAAAGCTCGTTGATGAATTTGATGACATCGCCATCCCTGATTACGGGAAATATGTGGACGGGGAAAAATAG
- a CDS encoding hotdog fold thioesterase, with protein sequence MKKKIDENQIHEKHYEQIYNLVKNDPYAQSLGIKLTKFEAGFAEAMLEVQDHMVNAHGTVHGAVLYALADHAFSVACNAYGKTSVGLSTTIQFIEAAKPGDRISARATELRRNFRTGFYRIEIFHEQSLIATMEAVSYRKDHYFIELNEQE encoded by the coding sequence TTGAAGAAGAAAATTGATGAGAATCAAATTCATGAAAAACACTATGAACAAATTTATAATCTTGTCAAAAACGACCCATATGCCCAATCGTTAGGCATTAAGCTAACAAAATTCGAGGCTGGTTTTGCCGAAGCCATGCTAGAAGTACAGGACCATATGGTAAACGCACATGGAACTGTTCACGGAGCAGTTTTGTATGCTTTGGCCGATCATGCATTTTCTGTAGCATGCAATGCATATGGAAAAACTTCAGTAGGACTTTCGACAACCATCCAGTTTATTGAAGCAGCAAAGCCAGGAGACAGAATTTCGGCTCGAGCAACCGAATTAAGAAGGAACTTTCGTACGGGATTTTATCGAATTGAGATATTCCATGAGCAAAGCCTGATTGCAACAATGGAGGCAGTTTCTTACCGCAAGGACCATTATTTTATCGAACTCAATGAACAAGAATAA
- a CDS encoding translocation protein TolB, with the protein MRLRILLYALLFFLLPMEVSAEDQLTAAFVRDHQLWIKTGDQEEQVTKGRYVQSPKWSYDGRFIAYTDGDLHGEKSDLFIYDTREKESFQPYQIETADYKWSPINNQLAYNSHGVLNVTKMKDGRPKGFENVALGVSGFEWFPNGREFIVSSQSSLRPTGWGPVPLYKIPIDANLDKNKMESFYTIKTREPDLFGIDADFFKWSHDGEWVSFILIPTASWSMDSNTLCVLSNDGKQFQSVGNMLGFRDWVKWAPSENQLAYISGEGRFFVENKKTTIADMPAAIQQKQYTPEGYVDLDLDWFSPDKVIVARSKENKEWDEGPVPTMFTALYAIDLKTDEQIQISHPKKTEFDRQPQTVGTNITWLRQDGNKIDVWMKKGLDGQEYKWIENIEEEPVFRQKR; encoded by the coding sequence TTGAGACTGAGGATATTATTGTATGCACTGTTGTTTTTTCTTTTACCAATGGAAGTCAGTGCGGAAGATCAGCTGACTGCTGCTTTCGTCCGTGACCATCAGCTATGGATCAAGACGGGCGATCAGGAGGAACAAGTGACGAAGGGCCGATATGTACAATCGCCAAAATGGTCGTATGATGGCCGGTTTATTGCCTATACCGACGGAGATCTACACGGTGAAAAGTCGGATCTGTTCATTTATGATACCCGTGAAAAAGAGAGCTTTCAGCCTTATCAAATTGAGACAGCTGATTATAAATGGTCACCGATTAATAATCAATTAGCCTATAATTCTCATGGTGTGTTGAATGTGACGAAAATGAAGGATGGCAGGCCAAAGGGCTTTGAAAATGTGGCCCTGGGTGTGAGTGGATTTGAATGGTTTCCAAATGGGAGAGAATTCATTGTTTCCTCACAATCCAGTTTGCGGCCAACCGGGTGGGGACCCGTTCCACTGTATAAAATACCGATAGACGCAAACCTGGATAAGAATAAGATGGAATCCTTTTATACCATTAAAACACGTGAACCCGATTTGTTCGGAATTGATGCCGACTTTTTCAAATGGAGTCATGATGGTGAATGGGTCTCCTTTATTTTGATCCCGACGGCTTCATGGTCGATGGATAGCAATACATTATGTGTTTTATCAAACGACGGGAAACAATTTCAATCAGTGGGAAATATGCTGGGGTTTCGAGACTGGGTGAAGTGGGCGCCATCAGAAAATCAGCTTGCCTATATTTCTGGAGAAGGCAGGTTCTTTGTGGAAAACAAGAAAACCACCATAGCGGATATGCCGGCTGCAATCCAGCAAAAGCAGTATACTCCTGAAGGCTATGTAGACCTTGATTTAGATTGGTTCTCCCCTGACAAAGTAATTGTAGCTCGTTCGAAAGAAAACAAGGAGTGGGATGAAGGGCCGGTTCCAACTATGTTCACGGCATTGTATGCCATCGATTTGAAAACAGATGAACAGATACAGATTTCTCATCCCAAAAAGACCGAATTCGATCGCCAGCCACAAACTGTCGGAACTAACATTACGTGGCTTCGTCAAGATGGCAATAAAATTGATGTATGGATGAAAAAGGGCTTGGATGGCCAGGAATATAAATGGATCGAGAACATTGAGGAAGAGCCTGTTTTTCGACAAAAGCGTTAG
- a CDS encoding NAD(P)/FAD-dependent oxidoreductase, which yields MDKNEIYDISIIGGGPAGLYSAFYAGLREMKTKVIEAQPELGGKIHVYPEKVIWDVGGIGPITGANLIKQLKEQAMTFSPDVVLNEKIESISKDQDLFLLKAASGKVHYSKSVIVAIGSGILKPQKLNIDGAEKFELSNLHYMVNSIKYFKDRTIVISGGGNSAIDWANALESVAKKIYLVHRRECFSGHESQVTQLMNSSVQCLFHSSITRLIADGTRTSIAHVEITNQATGEVLRLPIDDVLVNHGFDQDASLLENSELETKMVDGFYIDGTPTSETSVPGMFAAGDILKHEGKLNLIAGTFQDAANAVNKAKQFIEPEASHSAMVSSHNKVFSERNKEMILELIK from the coding sequence ATGGATAAAAATGAAATCTACGATATTAGTATTATTGGCGGCGGACCTGCTGGGCTATATTCTGCCTTTTATGCCGGTCTACGCGAGATGAAGACTAAGGTCATTGAAGCCCAGCCAGAACTTGGCGGCAAGATTCATGTCTATCCTGAAAAAGTGATCTGGGATGTTGGCGGCATTGGTCCTATAACAGGGGCTAATTTGATTAAACAGTTAAAAGAACAAGCTATGACTTTTAGCCCAGATGTTGTGTTGAATGAAAAAATTGAATCCATCAGCAAAGACCAAGATTTATTTTTACTAAAAGCCGCTTCTGGGAAAGTACATTATTCCAAATCGGTCATTGTTGCCATTGGAAGCGGGATTTTGAAGCCGCAAAAATTAAATATTGACGGGGCGGAAAAATTTGAGTTATCAAATCTACACTATATGGTCAATTCCATCAAATACTTCAAGGATCGGACCATCGTGATATCCGGCGGAGGCAATTCAGCCATTGATTGGGCCAATGCATTAGAATCGGTGGCAAAAAAAATCTATTTGGTACACAGGAGAGAATGCTTCTCGGGCCATGAATCACAGGTCACCCAGCTGATGAACAGCTCTGTGCAATGTTTGTTCCATTCAAGCATTACTAGATTAATTGCAGACGGAACCCGGACATCCATTGCACATGTCGAAATAACAAATCAAGCTACTGGTGAAGTTCTTCGCCTTCCTATTGATGATGTACTGGTGAATCATGGATTTGATCAGGATGCTTCCTTACTTGAGAATAGCGAGCTAGAAACGAAAATGGTTGATGGTTTCTACATTGATGGAACGCCAACAAGTGAAACTTCTGTACCTGGCATGTTTGCTGCAGGAGATATTTTAAAGCATGAAGGGAAATTGAACTTGATTGCCGGGACATTCCAGGATGCAGCCAATGCGGTCAATAAGGCAAAACAGTTCATCGAACCTGAAGCTTCCCATTCAGCTATGGTGTCATCTCACAACAAAGTATTTTCAGAGAGAAACAAGGAAATGATTCTTGAGCTAATTAAGTAA
- a CDS encoding STAS domain-containing protein: MGNSNHQIKVNKNEFIWNTQEGELTFDGAPALLFWDSAIELFLNTIEEISGSDVSKTVYEVTGFRMGHLVSSYYEGRTDVVELLSEYSDIYKSAGWGIFEIHEYSHEDKRAVVRIRNSWEHRIFKMAGKNKAGVLLPSHWAGIFSGLFKQDMWYKMVKSQQEGHEYDEIEIFPSSVTISQNIHELARKKEQESIMELEKMVEERTEELNSLVQELSSPVIPVLNGILVIPLIGKYNEERLSQMVEKALVEITRLKAKYLLIDLTGIKHVDAYTIHGIQKLIQSVRLIGGQCFIVGVSSELSIQILSSNVNLEGIQSFSSLQQGVEYAIQQNGYELVKKN; this comes from the coding sequence ATGGGCAATTCTAACCATCAGATTAAAGTGAACAAAAATGAGTTTATTTGGAATACCCAGGAAGGGGAGCTGACATTTGATGGCGCTCCTGCTTTGCTTTTCTGGGATTCAGCGATTGAGCTGTTTTTGAATACGATTGAGGAAATTTCCGGCAGCGATGTATCAAAGACCGTTTATGAAGTGACGGGGTTTCGAATGGGACATCTTGTAAGCTCTTATTACGAAGGCAGGACAGACGTGGTTGAGCTGTTGAGTGAATATAGTGATATCTACAAAAGTGCAGGTTGGGGAATCTTCGAGATTCATGAGTACTCACACGAGGATAAACGGGCTGTGGTAAGGATACGCAACAGCTGGGAGCATCGAATTTTCAAGATGGCTGGTAAAAACAAGGCAGGTGTTCTGCTTCCGAGCCATTGGGCAGGCATTTTCAGCGGACTTTTCAAGCAGGACATGTGGTATAAAATGGTGAAGAGCCAGCAGGAAGGCCATGAATATGATGAGATTGAGATTTTTCCTTCTTCGGTTACCATATCGCAAAACATTCATGAGCTAGCAAGGAAGAAAGAACAGGAAAGCATCATGGAGTTGGAGAAGATGGTAGAGGAACGTACAGAAGAGCTCAACTCTTTGGTTCAGGAGCTCTCATCTCCAGTCATCCCAGTCCTTAATGGAATTCTCGTCATTCCGCTGATTGGCAAGTACAATGAAGAGCGGCTTAGCCAAATGGTAGAAAAAGCATTAGTGGAGATTACCAGACTGAAGGCTAAATATTTATTAATTGATTTAACAGGTATCAAGCATGTTGATGCATACACAATTCATGGAATTCAAAAATTGATCCAATCAGTGCGCCTGATTGGCGGCCAATGCTTCATTGTCGGAGTATCTTCTGAACTGAGCATTCAAATCTTGAGCTCTAACGTGAATTTAGAAGGAATTCAGTCCTTTTCAAGCCTGCAGCAGGGCGTGGAATATGCCATTCAGCAGAATGGGTATGAATTAGTTAAAAAGAATTAA
- a CDS encoding GNAT family N-acetyltransferase: MEIEYVIFTSVPKDETAERLTQLHQKIFGTSDDLIDKMAQKPQLLIVLAMSGSKVIGYKIGYELSNEIFYSWLGGVDPGYRGQGIATELMQKQHQFLTEKGYKMIRTKTMNRWRGMLVMNIKNGFDVINTYMDEEGLHKIILEKQL, encoded by the coding sequence GTGGAGATTGAATACGTCATATTTACTTCCGTTCCCAAAGATGAAACTGCAGAGCGATTGACTCAATTACACCAGAAAATTTTCGGCACCTCTGATGATTTGATCGATAAAATGGCACAAAAACCACAATTATTAATTGTCCTGGCAATGTCTGGTTCAAAAGTGATTGGCTATAAAATTGGATACGAACTTTCAAACGAAATCTTCTACAGTTGGTTGGGAGGTGTTGACCCCGGCTACCGAGGGCAAGGAATTGCGACTGAATTGATGCAGAAACAGCATCAATTTTTAACAGAGAAGGGATACAAAATGATTCGAACAAAAACGATGAACAGATGGCGCGGTATGCTTGTTATGAATATTAAAAATGGTTTTGACGTGATAAATACTTATATGGATGAAGAGGGATTACATAAAATAATCCTTGAAAAGCAGTTGTAG
- a CDS encoding ABC transporter ATP-binding protein, with amino-acid sequence MVRLYTDQLKVGYGERTIVNDLTLEIPDQQITIIIGPNGCGKSTLLKSMSRIIPHQSGSIFLDGSSISKEDTKTLARKMAILPQTPESAAGLTVGELVSYGRFPYQKGFGRLTKKDIEVIDWALEVTGTANYKYEPVDSLSGGQRQRVWIALALAQETEMIFLDEPTTYLDMAHQLEILELLQKLNKEQGRTIVMVLHDLNHSARFADHLVALKAGSIVKTGTSEEVINKKVLRKVFNIDAEIGRDPRTNKPICITYNLLKGEEDNEEINHAIPAYAGACS; translated from the coding sequence ATGGTCCGCTTATACACAGACCAATTAAAAGTGGGATATGGGGAACGGACAATCGTGAATGACCTGACTTTAGAAATCCCTGATCAGCAAATCACGATTATCATCGGCCCAAATGGGTGCGGAAAATCGACTTTGCTTAAGTCAATGTCCCGGATCATTCCGCATCAGTCTGGATCCATATTCCTGGATGGTTCGAGTATTTCTAAGGAAGATACGAAAACCCTGGCCCGGAAGATGGCCATTTTGCCCCAAACTCCCGAAAGTGCGGCAGGCCTGACGGTAGGGGAATTAGTCTCATATGGACGCTTTCCTTATCAAAAGGGATTCGGGAGGCTGACGAAAAAGGATATCGAAGTCATTGATTGGGCTCTTGAAGTGACGGGAACGGCGAATTATAAGTACGAGCCAGTCGATTCATTATCCGGCGGTCAGCGTCAGCGAGTCTGGATTGCACTTGCGCTCGCCCAGGAAACGGAAATGATTTTCCTTGATGAACCAACCACCTATCTGGACATGGCCCATCAACTTGAAATCCTTGAGCTTTTACAAAAGCTGAACAAGGAGCAAGGAAGGACCATCGTGATGGTGCTGCATGATTTGAACCATTCAGCAAGATTCGCCGACCACCTTGTTGCCTTGAAAGCAGGAAGCATCGTGAAAACAGGGACAAGTGAAGAGGTCATCAATAAGAAAGTGCTCAGGAAAGTGTTCAACATTGACGCTGAAATCGGGAGAGATCCCCGAACAAATAAGCCGATTTGCATCACGTACAACTTATTAAAAGGAGAAGAAGACAATGAAGAAATTAATCATGCCATTCCTGCTTATGCTGGTGCTTGTTCTTAG